In Ananas comosus cultivar F153 linkage group 10, ASM154086v1, whole genome shotgun sequence, the following proteins share a genomic window:
- the LOC109716575 gene encoding transcription factor TRY — protein sequence MNKLQRKKPKRAGYDSEEVSSIEWEIINMTEQEEDLIYRLYRLVGDRWALIAGRIPGRKPEEIERFWIMRHGEGFAERRSNGKVTKRGGH from the exons ATGAATAAACTCCAAAGGAAGAAACCCAAGCGCGCAGGTTACGATTCCGAAG AGGTTAGTAGCATCGAGTGGGAGATCATCAACATGACCGAGCAAGAAGAAGACCTCATTTATAGATTGTACCGGCTGGTCGGCGACAG GTGGGCTCTGATCGCGGGCCGGATTCCGGGCCGGAAACCGGAAGAGATCGAAAGGTTTTGGATTATGAGGCATGGTGAAGGGTTTGCTGAGAGGAGAAGTAATGGCAAAGTAACTAAAAGAGGAGGACACTAG
- the LOC109716314 gene encoding probable LRR receptor-like serine/threonine-protein kinase At5g10290 codes for MKLISILLILAYLNYVAESDFQGDALYDMKVKLNATGNQLSDWNRNQVNPCTWNSVICDSNNRVVQVTLASMGFTGILSPRIGELKYLSALSLPGNSITGGIPEQFGNLSSLTSLDLEDNLLSGEIPSTLGKLSKLQILILSQNNLSGNIPESLSSLSSLNDIRLAFNHLSGQIPDPLFQVARYNFTGNNLNCGMNFPHSCASNMPFQGGSHNSKVGVVVGSIGGAAVFIVIGVVFVFCKGRKKGNRREVFVDVPGEDDRRIAFGQLKRFAWRELQIATDNFSEKNILGQGGFGKVYKGVLPDNTKIAVKRLTDYESPGGEAAFLREVELISVAVHRNLLRLIGFCTTPTERLLVYPFMQNLSVAYRLRDFKPGEPVLDWPTRKRISLGTARGLEYLHEHCNPKIIHRDVKAANVLLDEGFEAVVGDFGLAKLVDVRKTSVTTQVRGTMGHIAPEYLSTGKSSERTDVFGYGIMLLELVTGQRAIDFSRLEEEDDVLLLDHVKKLQREKRLDAIVDRNLNKVYDCLEVEMMIQVALLCTQPSPEERPTMSEVVRMLEGEGLAERWEEWQQVEVTRRQEYERMQQRFDWGEDSVYNQDAIELSGGR; via the exons ATGAAGCTTATCAGTATACTGCTTATTTTGGCTTATCTGAATTATGTTGCTGAATCTGATTTTCAAG GAGATGCATTATATGACATGAAGGTTAAGTTAAATGCCACGGGTAACCAACTGTCTGATTGGAACAGAAACCAAGTCAACCCTTGCACGTGGAACTCAGTTATTTGTGATAGTAACAATAGAGTTGTTCAAGT AACATTGGCTTCCATGGGATTCACTGGCATTTTATCTCCAAGAATTGGAGAGCTGAAGTACTTAAGCGCACT GTCATTGCCTGGTAATAGTATCACTGGAGGAATACCTGAACAGTTTGGAAATTTATCTAGTTTGACAAGCTTGGATTTGGAAGATAATCTTTTGTCTGGAGAAATACCATCTACCCTGGGCAAGCTTTCTAAGCTCCAGATTCT GATCTTAAGTCAAAACAATCTCAGTGGAAATATCCCCGAGTCTTTATCAAGTCTTTCAAGCTTAAATGACAT TCGGCTGGCCTTCAATCATCTCTCTGGTCAGATACCTGATCCACTATTTCAAGTGGCCAGATACAA CTTTACGGGAAACAATTTAAATTGTGGCATGAATTTTCCACACTCCTGTGCCTCCAATATGCCTTTTCAAG GAGGATCTCATAATTCAAAAGTTGGAGTTGTGGTAGGAAGTATTGGAGGAGCGGCAGTGTTCATAGTCATAGGAGTTGTCTTTGTTTTTTGCAAGGGTAGGAAGAAAGGCAATCGACGTGAAGTTTTTGTAGATGTTCCAG GTGAGGATGATCGAAGAATTGCATTTGGGCAGTTGAAAAGATTTGCTTGGCGAGAATTACAAATTGCAACTGATAATTTTAGTGAGAAAAATATTCTTGGACAGGGAGGTTTTGGGAAAGTATATAAAGGAGTGCTTCCAGATAACACGAAGATCGCTGTGAAGCGCTTGACCGACTACGAGAGTCCTGGAGGGGAAGCGGCCTTTCTACGTGAAGTTGAGCTGATAAGTGTAGCAGTTCATAGAAATCTCTTAAGGTTAATTGGTTTCTGTACAACACCAACAGAGCGTCTCCTTGTTTACCCTTTTATGCAAAACCTAAGTGTCGCCTACCGTTTACGAG ACTTTAAACCTGGGGAACCGGTGTTAGATTGGCCCACGAGGAAACGAATATCTCTGGGTACAGCTCGTGGATTGGAGTACCTTCATGAGCACTGCAACCCGAAGATTATACATCGGGACGTCAAAGCCGCTAATGTCTTGCTTGATGAGGGCTTCGAAGCGGTTGTTGGGGACTTTGGCTTGGCTAAGTTGGTCGATGTGAGGAAGACATCTGTGACGACTCAAGTCCGTGGAACTATGGGCCACATAGCACCGGAGTATTTATCAACGGGAAAGTCATCTGAGAGAACTGATGTTTTTGGTTATGGGATCATGCTTCTTGAGCTTGTTACCGGACAGCGTGCAATAGACTTTTCCCGCTTGGAGGAAGAGGATGATGTTCTCCTGCTTGATCAT GTGAAGAAGCTACAAAGAGAAAAGCGACTTGACGCCATCGTGGACCGCAACTTGAACAAAGTGTATGATTGCCTGGAGGTTGAAATGATGATTCAAGTCGCGTTGCTTTGCACCCAACCTTCACCAGAGGAGCGCCCCACCATGTCCGAAGTAGTTCGGATGTTAGAAGGCGAGGGTTTGGCTGAGCGGTGGGAAGAGTGGCAGCAAGTAGAAGTCACGCGAAGGCAGGAGTACGAAAGGATGCAGCAGAGATTCGACTGGGGCGAGGATTCTGTATATAACCAGGATGCTATCGAACTCTCAGGTGGCCGATGA
- the LOC109716017 gene encoding bidirectional sugar transporter SWEET3b isoform X3: MGGMLHATVGIMGNAASLLLYAAPILTFKRVIKKRSTEEFSCVPYIIAFLNCLLYTWYGLPVVSRGFENFPVITINAIGIVLETSFIFTYIWFALPERKKTAILMMVPVTVLFTMTVFVSSFLLHDHRHRKVFVGTIGLVASISMYSSPLIAVAPNFLGSPVGLLQLILYFIYRKNKAAPEELHEIDLNKNDLKTVPKQQEVNGRKLDA, encoded by the exons ATGGGAGGGATGTTACACGCAACAGTAGGAATAATGG GGAATGCAGCTTCGTTGCTTCTTTACGCAGCACCCAT ATTAACGTTTAAAAGGGTGATAAAGAAGAGAAGCACAGAAGAATTCTCTTGCGTACCTTACATTATAGCTTTTCTGAATTGCCTGCTATATACCTGGTATGGTCTGCCAGTTGTAAGCCGCGGATTTGAGAACTTCCCTGTAATCACCATCAATGCCATAGGGATAGTTCTGGAAACCTCATTCATTTTCACGTATATATGGTTTGCGTTGCCTGAACGCAAG AAAACAGCGATATTAATGATGGTACCAGTGACAGTGCTGTTCACTATGACTGTCTTTGTCTCAAGCTTTCTGCTGCATGATCACCGCCACCGCAAAGTATTTGTCGGGACCATCGGTTTAGTGGCCTCCATATCCATGTATAGCTCTCCCTTAATCGCTGTG GCACCTAATTTCCTTGGTAGTCCAGTGGGCCTTCTTCAATTAATACTGTATTTCATCTACAGAAAAAACAAAGCAGCTCCTGAAGAACTTCACGAAATCGATCTAAACAAGAATGATCTGAAAACAGTACCCAAGCAGCAGGAAGTTAATGGACGAAAACTTGATGCGTAA
- the LOC109716316 gene encoding KAT8 regulatory NSL complex subunit 3, whose translation MAPDAPPSPQPPAKRRRKIHADDEPAAAAGVPPAAASPLVVFAHGAGAPSTSEWMVKWQKMMGEALDAVEVVTFDYPYISGGKRRAPPKAEKLVDHHLYVVKEAVAKFPGHPLVLMGKSMGSRVSCMVAAAEDINVAAVICLGYPLKGINGAVRDDTLLQLRVPTMFVQGSKDGLCPLDKLESTRKKMKCENELHVIDGGDHSFKIGKKFQESTGVNQDEAERAAVEAIAHFVLKSIGEN comes from the exons ATGGCTCCCGACGCTCCACCTTCTCCCCAGCCTCCGGCGAAGCGTCGCCGGAAAATCCACGCAGACGACGaaccggccgccgccgccggcgtcCCTCCGGCGGCGGCGTCCCCTCTTGTCGTCTTCGCCCACGGCGCCGGGGCTCCGTCCACCTCCGAATGGATGGTCAA ATGGCAGAAAATGATGGGCGAGGCGCTAGATGCTGTTGAAGTTGTCACCTTTGACTATCCAT ATATTTCCGGTGGAAAACGTAGAGCTCCTCCCAAGGCAGAAAAATTAGTTGATCATCACTTATATGTTGTAAAAGAAGCTGTTGCAAAGTTTCCTGGACATCCTCTGGTTCTGATGGGAAAATCAATGGGTTCAAG GGTTAGCTGCATGGTAGCCGCTGCCGAGGATATCAATGTCGCAGCAGTTATATGCTTGGGCTATCCGCTGAAG GGCATAAATGGAGCAGTACGAGACGATACTTTGTTGCAGCTGAGGGTTCCAACAATGTTTGTGCAG GGTAGCAAAGATGGGTTGTGCCCACTGGACAAGCTCGAATCCACACGCAAGAAAATGAAATGTGAGAATGAGCTGCATGTGATCGACGGCGGCGACCACTCTTTCAAGATTGGGAAGAAGTTCCAAGAGTCCACTGGAGTGAATCAGGATGAAGCAGAGAGAGCAGCAGTTGAGGCGATTGCGCACTTTGTCctgaagtcgataggagaaaacTGA
- the LOC109716495 gene encoding rhodanese-like domain-containing protein 4, chloroplastic: protein MEVLNAAGLTPIALQRSTFASEKRAEPKKLLPFRFKKPFLKGGLASLSSILLGSSGFAHALTYEEALGQSMSPESSPGDSIGFDLGQFLDAVVKFASENQVDLGQFLDAVVKFASENPLIVGGGTAAVAVPLLLFQILQKPKPWGVDSAKGAYAKLSQDPDAQLLDIREGRDFKEVGSPDVKGLKKKAVSIMYRGGDKLGFLKKLSSKFKDPANTTLFILDKFDGNSEFVAELVTANGFKAAFAIKDGAEGPRGWIKSGLPWTPPNKALIVDFGDLNDAISTALGESSDGLPVTLGLAAATGLGLFAFTEVETLLQLLGSAAIIQLVTKKFLFAEDRKVTLRQIDEFLNTKVAPKELVGEIKMIGKALLPAPTSARSLPAPALGSSSASTDSTAEAAPETKAVVKEEAAAEPPPQVNSVSVAEASKESVPAKPRPLSPYPYYHDFKPPSSPSPSQP, encoded by the exons ATGGAGGTCCTCAACGCAGCTGGGTTGACCCCAATCGCGCTTCAAAGAAGCACTTTTGCCTCCGAGAAGCGAGCGGAGCCCAAAAAGCTCCTCCCTTTCCGGTTCAAAAAGCCATTTTTGAAGGGGGGTTTAGCTTCTCTCTCCTCGATTTTGCTCGGGAGCAGTGGCTTCGCCCACGCCCTCACCTATGAGGAAGCTCTGGGTCAGAGCATGAGCCCCGAATCCTCACCTGGGGACTCAATCGGCTTCGATTTGGGCCAATTCCTTGATGCGGTCGTGAAATTCGCTTCCGAGAATCAAGTCGATTTGGGCCAATTCCTTGATGCGGTCGTGAAATTCGCTTCCGAGAATCCCTTGATCGTCGGCGGAGGCACCGCCGCGGTGGCGGTTCCGCTTTTGCTGTTCCAAATCCTCCAAAAGCCGAAGCCTTGGGGGGTTGATTCGGCGAAAGGCGCTTATGCGAAGCTGTCGCAGGACCCCGATGCGCAGTTGCTTGATATAAGGGAAGGGAGGGACTTTAAGGAGGTTGGGAGCCCTGATGTTAAGGGGTTGAAGAAGAAGGCGGTTTCGATCATGTACAGAGGGGGCGATAAGCTGGGCTTCTTGAAGAAGCTTAGCTCGAAGTTTAAGGACCCCGCGAATACTACATTGTTCATTCTCGACAA GTTCGATGGGAACTCTGAATTTGTTGCTGAGCTGGTCACTGCCAATGGTTTTAAAGCTGCGTTTGCGATCAAGGATGGTGCAGAGGGACCTCGAGGATGGATA AAGAGCGGGCTTCCTTGGACTCCACCGAACAAGGCTCTAATTGTCGACTTTGGTGATTTAAACGATGCAATCAGTACTGCACTGGGA GAGAGCTCAGACGGTTTGCCTGTTACTCTTGGATTAGCTGCCGCTACCGGTTTAGGTTTATTTGCCTTTACAGAG GTAGAGACCTTACTTCAGCTTTTGGGATCGGCAGCTATTATTCAGTTGGTTACCAAGAAATTCTTGTTTGCGGAA GACCGGAAGGTAACTCTCCGACAGATTGACGAGTTCTTGAATACCAAGGTTGCTCCTAAAGAGCTTGTTGGCGAGATAAAG ATGATCGGCAAGGCTCTTCTACCTGCACCTACAAGTGCGAGGAGCCTACCAGCTCCAGCACTGGGAAGTTCGAGTGCTTCTACAGATTCTACAGCAGAAGCTGCTCCTGAAACAAAAGCAGTGGTCAAGGAGGAGGCTGCAGCCGAGCCTCCTCCGCAAGTCAACTCAGTTTCTGTTGCAGAAGCCAGCAAGGAATCTGTTCCTGCAAAGCCGAGACCTCTTTCACCTTACCCATAC TATCATGATTTTAAGCCTCCATCATCGCCCTCTCCGTCGCAACCTTAA
- the LOC109716844 gene encoding uncharacterized protein LOC109716844: MEVYYVFMNFDPEYNRLRADGSKKGNETLYAYLSNKHNRLLAELLRPNTYKKISSLAIIDAFAVEITQEQASVLRSSKEVRLVEKNQEIA, encoded by the exons ATGGAAGTATATTATGTCTTCATGAACTTTGATCCTGAGTACAATCGTCTGCGCGCAGATGG GTCAAAGAAAGGGAATGAGACTCTCTATGCCTACCTAAGCAACAAGCACAACAGGTTGCTTGCGGAGCTTCTCCGACCGAACACCTACAAGAAAATCTCCTCCTTAGCAATCATCGATGCCTTCGCTGTTGAAATAACCCAAGAACAG GCGAGCGTATTACGATCATCTAAAGAGGTGAGGCTGGTGGAGAAGAACCAGGAGATAGCTTGA
- the LOC109716017 gene encoding bidirectional sugar transporter SWEET3b isoform X1: MGGMLHATVGIMGNAASLLLYAAPILTFKRVIKKRSTEEFSCVPYIIAFLNCLLYTWYGLPVVSRGFENFPVITINAIGIVLETSFIFTYIWFALPERKKTAILMMVPVTVLFTMTVFVSSFLLHDHRHRKVFVGTIGLVASISMYSSPLIAVKEVIKTRSVEFMPFYLSFFSFLASSLWLAYGLLGRDLFLAAPNFLGSPVGLLQLILYFIYRKNKAAPEELHEIDLNKNDLKTVPKQQEVNGRKLDA; encoded by the exons ATGGGAGGGATGTTACACGCAACAGTAGGAATAATGG GGAATGCAGCTTCGTTGCTTCTTTACGCAGCACCCAT ATTAACGTTTAAAAGGGTGATAAAGAAGAGAAGCACAGAAGAATTCTCTTGCGTACCTTACATTATAGCTTTTCTGAATTGCCTGCTATATACCTGGTATGGTCTGCCAGTTGTAAGCCGCGGATTTGAGAACTTCCCTGTAATCACCATCAATGCCATAGGGATAGTTCTGGAAACCTCATTCATTTTCACGTATATATGGTTTGCGTTGCCTGAACGCAAG AAAACAGCGATATTAATGATGGTACCAGTGACAGTGCTGTTCACTATGACTGTCTTTGTCTCAAGCTTTCTGCTGCATGATCACCGCCACCGCAAAGTATTTGTCGGGACCATCGGTTTAGTGGCCTCCATATCCATGTATAGCTCTCCCTTAATCGCTGTG AAGGAAGTAATAAAGACCAGAAGTGTTGAGTTCATGCCCTTCTATTtatctttcttctccttcttagcCAGTTCTCTGTGGCTGGCATACGGACTTCTGGGGCGTGATCTTTTCCTCGCG GCACCTAATTTCCTTGGTAGTCCAGTGGGCCTTCTTCAATTAATACTGTATTTCATCTACAGAAAAAACAAAGCAGCTCCTGAAGAACTTCACGAAATCGATCTAAACAAGAATGATCTGAAAACAGTACCCAAGCAGCAGGAAGTTAATGGACGAAAACTTGATGCGTAA
- the LOC109716017 gene encoding bidirectional sugar transporter SWEET3b isoform X2 yields MGGMLHATVGIMGNAASLLLYAAPILTFKRVIKKRSTEEFSCVPYIIAFLNCLLYTWYGLPVVSRGFENFPVITINAIGIVLETSFIFTYIWFALPERKKTAILMMVPVTVLFTMTVFVSSFLLHDHRHRKVFVGTIGLVASISMYSSPLIAVKEVIKTRSVEFMPFYLSFFSFLASSLWLAYGLLGRDLFLAVCELNNGVLQMSELRKNKAAPEELHEIDLNKNDLKTVPKQQEVNGRKLDA; encoded by the exons ATGGGAGGGATGTTACACGCAACAGTAGGAATAATGG GGAATGCAGCTTCGTTGCTTCTTTACGCAGCACCCAT ATTAACGTTTAAAAGGGTGATAAAGAAGAGAAGCACAGAAGAATTCTCTTGCGTACCTTACATTATAGCTTTTCTGAATTGCCTGCTATATACCTGGTATGGTCTGCCAGTTGTAAGCCGCGGATTTGAGAACTTCCCTGTAATCACCATCAATGCCATAGGGATAGTTCTGGAAACCTCATTCATTTTCACGTATATATGGTTTGCGTTGCCTGAACGCAAG AAAACAGCGATATTAATGATGGTACCAGTGACAGTGCTGTTCACTATGACTGTCTTTGTCTCAAGCTTTCTGCTGCATGATCACCGCCACCGCAAAGTATTTGTCGGGACCATCGGTTTAGTGGCCTCCATATCCATGTATAGCTCTCCCTTAATCGCTGTG AAGGAAGTAATAAAGACCAGAAGTGTTGAGTTCATGCCCTTCTATTtatctttcttctccttcttagcCAGTTCTCTGTGGCTGGCATACGGACTTCTGGGGCGTGATCTTTTCCTCGCGGTTTGTGAGCTCAATAACGGTGTTCTACAGATGTCAGAATTAAG AAAAAACAAAGCAGCTCCTGAAGAACTTCACGAAATCGATCTAAACAAGAATGATCTGAAAACAGTACCCAAGCAGCAGGAAGTTAATGGACGAAAACTTGATGCGTAA